The genomic interval TGTAGCCGCTCCTCCTCTTTTACCTTCTACAACGCTTCCTGCTACATTAAGTTCAAGTGTGTCGGTACCGTTAAATATATCTTGATAAGATTTTGTTGTTTGAAACAACATTACAATATCACTTGTTTCATATCCTGCCTGAACTCCAACTCCAAAGCCGCGGTATTTTATAAAAAGAGGTGCAGACCAGTTTCCGTTTTCATCTTTTACACTGAAAACTCCATCTCCGTATTGAGTTGAAACTACAGCTGCACTTCTTTTTACATCCGTTAAAATTGCAACCGCTTTAGCATTTAATACTTTATCTGCAGGAATTGAGAAATTGTTGTCATGTGCAAATGAACTGATTACATTTGATGCAGCGTAAAGTTCTTGATTTGCTGCTACATCGGCATTTGCTACATTTATGCCGAAAAGAAGCAAAACAGCAGTGAAAAATAATTTTTTCATTTTTTATCCTTATAAAATTGAAATTTCGCTATTATAGCAATAAATTATAGATTTTTAAATAAAAAATCAACAAAATTTTAAAAAATTTGGGGAAAATAAATTAAATTATTCGGCAGTTAATTTTATAAATTTATTTTTTTGTTTTAAAATTTTCTGTAATTAGTGCTGTAAATGTATATAAAAATATAGATAAAATATTGAATTAAATAAACGTGAAAATAAATTTTTTACAGCAAATTTTACATTTTATAATTTTATTTAAATTTTTATATTTCTTTTGTTATAAATTTGTTTTCAATAAATATTATAATTTTATGGAAATTGTAGAGTTACAATTTTTTCGTGTCATTTAGCCATAGTTTAAACTATGGCTTTTTGTTTTTACAATAAGTTCGAAGAGCTAATGACCTTTAAAGATAAAATCATATAATCACGAAAATTTAAAATTGATGTTAAACTTTATGAACTGTCAGCGTTTGCACTTATTGCTATTAATTACAATAAACACACAATTATTATAAATATGTTGTTACATTTTTTTTAAAAAAATCTATTTGAAAAGCCCTAAATCGGAGTATCTAAAAAATATAATGGTGGAGGTGTGCGGGATTGAACCGCAGTCCAAAAACAAATGACCAAAGCCTCTACATGTTTAGTGAAAGCGAAAAATCTCGCTTACAAATTACTTGCTTTCCAAAGTAAAATTTGCAAGCAAAGGCAAAAATTTCAGTTTGCACTTAGCCAAAGCGCAAAACCAAGCTGTTTAAATTACTCGCACGCTACCTAAACAGCATCAGCAGCAGCAAGGCTCAACTGAACTTACGCTATTTTAGCGTAAGCAGGAGCGAATTTCGCGTTATTTGCGTTTAAATTTAGTTTGGAATTTTTACGCTGATTCCGCAGCGACATGCCACCGTGACCTATCTGCTCCTGTCGAAACCAAGTCACCCCCATTGAAAAGTTTGCGATTTTACTTAAAATACAAAAAATTGTCAAATTTTTAAGACTTTTTTAGCTAAAATCTCCTAATAAATTTAGGAGTAAAAATGAAAACAATAACACCCAATGCAATTATTGCTAAAAAAAATATGGAAAAAATAGTTATGATAACAGCTTATGATGCGTTGTTTGCGAAACTTTTTGATGAATATGTGGATATTATTTTAGTAGGTGACAGTTTAAATATGAGTTTTAACGGTCAAAAAGATACTATAAATATCGGTATGCGTGAGATGATTTATCATACAAGAGCCGTTAAAAATGGTGCAAAACATGCTATGGTTATTTTAGATATGCCTTTTGGCGCCGTTTCGGATAAAAAAACTGCATTGAAAAATTCTATAAAAGCATATAAAAAAAGCGGTTGCGATGCTATAAAAATAGAAGGCGGAGCAGATAAAGCGGATTTGATTTTTCATTTAACAAAAAATGCTATCGCAGTTTGCGGACATATCGGTTTAAAACCGCAAATGGTAAGATTTGAAGGCGGATATAAAGTAAAAGGTCGTGGCGGTGAGGCTGAAATTTCGGCTTTAATTACGGATGCAAAAGCACTTGAAAAAGCGGGAGTTTTTGCTATTGTTGTTGAAGGCACTTTAAGCAGTGTTGCCGAAAAAATTGCTAAATCTGTGCAAGTGCCGGTAATAGGCATAGGAAGCGGTGTAAATGTCGATGGGCAAGTGCTTGTATGGTCCGATATGCTTGGATTTTTCGAAGAATTTCATCCAAAATTCGCCAAAACTTATTTAGATGGCGCCTCTATTGTAAAAAAAGCAGTTCAAAACTATGCTGATGAAGTACGAAACAGCATTTTTCCAAGCAAGGAATTTGAATATAAAGAGTAATTATTTTTAATCAATAATTGATTTGTTTTTGCAAATAGTGGCGAAGTTTAATAAAATTTTAGGTAATATAGTATTCTAAAATTTAAAAAGGGAAAAAGATGAAAAAAATTTTTATAATTTTAGCAATATGCGTGCTGAAATTATGTGCTTTTACAGATAATACTTCTAAAAATTTTACAGATTTTCTTACACAAAAAGATTCTTATGTACATAGCGACGAAAAAAAGTATAATGACGGTTTTGTTAAATATAGCGAAAAAAAATATGATGAAGCTGTTAAAATTTGGGGCGATCTTTGCGATGATAAAGATATGAGAAGTTGTGTAAATATAGGTTTTTTATATGATAATGGACTTGGTGTCAAAGCCGATAAAAACAAAGCAAAAAAATTCTATGAAAAGGCTTGTTTCGGTGAAGATTGGCTAGGTTGTAAAAATTTAGCCATCACTTATTTTAAAAATCAAAATTTTAGTAAAGCAGCTGAAATTTTTGCTAAAGGTTGCGAGCTGAAAGACGGTTTTTCGTGTGCAAATCTTGGGTATCAATATGAAAACGGCGATGGAGTCGCCAAAGATGAATTAAAAGCGATTGAATTTTATAAAAAAGGCTGTATTTATGAAGATGGTTTCGCGTGTCTGAATTTTGGTGTCAGTGAGGCGAATAGAAATAATTTCAATGAAGCGCAAAAACTTTTTAAAAAAGCTTGCGAGCTTGGTAATAAAAATGCTTGCGATTACTATAAACAAATAACAGACGATGAATTTAAGAAAGCGCATAAATAGTTAAAATGGATAGAATTGTAGAAATAGAAAAAGCCGATTTTGAAGAAGAAATAGAAACTTCGCTTCGTCCTACGAGTTTCGATGATTATATCGGTCAAAGTAAAATCAAAGAAAATTTAAAAGTTTTTATCGCCGCTGCAAAAAAGCGCGCAGAATGCCTTGATCATGTTCTTTTTTACGGTCCTCCAGGACTTGGAAAAACTACTCTTGCTCACATAATCGCAAATGAAATGGGAGTCAGTATAAAAATTACGGCCGCGCCAATGATAGAAAAAAGCGGTGATTTGGCTGCGATTTTAACAAATCTTGAAGAAAACGACGTTCTTTTTATCGATGAAATTCATCGTTTAAGTTCGGCTATAGAAGAGGTGCTTTATTCGGCTATGGAAGATTTCAGACTTGATATTATTATAGGTTCGGGTCCTGCGGCGCAAACGATTAAAATCGACATACCGAAATTTACATTAATCGGTGCAACAACGCGTGCCGGAATGATTTCTGCGCCTTTAAGAGATCGCTTCGGAATGCAATTCCGTTTAAATTTTTATACATCGGATGAACTTGCCAAAATAGTTCAGATCGCAGCTGTAAAACTTAATAAGGAGTGCGAAAAAAACGCAGCTTTACAGATTGCCAAAAGAAGTCGCGGCACACCTCGCATAGCTCTTAGATTATTAAAAAGAATAAGAGATTTCGCTGAAGTGAATAATGAAAATATCATAAATGAAAATCGCGCAAAATCAAGTCTTGACGCGCTTGGCGTGAATGATTTAGGTTTTGATGAGATGGATTTGAAATATTTGGAAATTTTAGGTTCTACTAAAAATCGTGCACTCGGTCTTTCTACGATTTCCGCAGCTTTAAGTGAAGATGAAGGCACGATTGAAGATGTAATAGAGCCATATTTACTTGCAAACGGTTATATAGAAAGAACTGCAAAAGGTCGTATAATAACTGCAAAAAGTTGCGAAATTTTAGGAATAAAATACAAAATGACACAAAAAGGACTATTTGATGAAGACCAGTAAAATTTTTTTAAGCGGCGTGATTTTGATTATGCTCGGTTGGGTAATCTATCTTTTTCAAAGTTTTTTGCTGGCGATTTCAATCGGTGTACTTATAGCGGTTTCTACTGCCGGATTAAATGAAAAAATTTTAAAATTTACCAAAAATCGTCAAATCGTTTCGGCTGTGCTTACGACAGTTATTTTATGCGTATTATTTTTTGTGCCTTTTATTTATGCGATTGCGGAAATTGCAAAAAGTCTTGCAAATATAGATGTAGCTTTGCTTGACAAGACTTTAAGCTATATTAAAAATTATGAATTTTCATTACCGAATTTTGCTAAAAACTTTGAACCTGATATAAAAAGTTTCATTGCAAATTTGAATTTTGAAGGAATTATAAAACAAATTTTAAGCTATGCTTCAGGTATAGCAAAAAGCAGTGCGAATTTTGCTTTGCAGATGTTTTTGATAATTATTTTTTACTTTTTTACCAATCTTTATGGAAGAGACATTTTAAATTTTTTTAAAAAAAGTATTCCTATCGCCGAAAATGAACTTGACTATATGTTTAAGCAAACTTCAAATACAATGAGCGTTGTGTTTTATTCTACTATTTTAAACGCCGTTTTGCAAGGTTTTTTATTCTCAATCATTGCCGCAATTTACGGATTTGATATGATATTTTTTGCGATTTTATATGCGTTCTGTTCGCTTATACCTATTATCGGCGGTGCTTTGTGTTGGGCTCCGCTTGGACTTTATGAGCTTGCAAACGGCAATTTTAGTGCGGCTGTGATTATTTCACTTTACAGTATTATAGTTATTTCCACTATCGCGGATAATTTTATAAAGCCTGTAATTATTCGTTTTATAAATTCAAAACTTGTAGATAATCCGGCGAATATTAATGAAATTCTGATTTTTTTCGCGATGTTGGCAGGAATCGGCACTTTCGGTTTTTGGGGTATGATACTTGGACCTGCTATTTTAACTCTTTTTGTTTCGGTATTAAATTTGTATGTTGATTTTTCGAACAAAACGGAACATAGAAAAACGAAACACTAAAATCGTAATTATTAAAATTTCGGCTATTTAATAAAAATTTACAATTTCACATAAGATTATTGAATTCAAAGTAAAATTATAGTAAAATTATAGAAAAAATTTGTAAATATATAAGTATTTGCAACTATAAGGGGTTTTAAATGAAATTTCTTAAAATTATTTTACTCGGTTTATTTCTTTGTGGAAGTATGGCATATGGCGCTTGTGTAGGACTAAAACCAAACCAATTTAATCTGCAAAACGGAAAAACCGTCAGCGGTTATGCTGCAAATAGTAATGTGTATTATCTCACTTACAAGGCGGAAAATACAGGCAGGATTACATTGCAAATTACCAATTCTCATCCTGTTCCTGTTAATTGGAAGATAGGTGTCAGCCAAACAAATGGCGATTGTACTAATATGCAAAATAAAGCGAAAGATCCGTTACTTTCAGACGCCAAATTTGATGTCGAAAAAGACAAAATTTACTATATCTATATGGTCCCGGGAACGGAAGGTTTTAATTATAATGCAAAGATTAAATTTATACCGAATACTGCAGGATATATCACATGCAAACAAGGCGGCAACGGCGGTGAGTTAAAACCGGGACAGGAAAATATAATCAATGCGGATTCAAATAATCTCACTTTTTATTATTATAGACCAAATCAAAACGGAACAATGTATTTTCCGAAATTTGACAATATAGAAGTGGCTATACTTAAAAATTATGTTTCAAATTGTGATATGGCTAACTCTATGTCATATTATAAATTGGATGTAGGAAGAACTATAGAACTTGAAAACGGAGAGGATTATTATATATATTTCAAGAAAATTGCCGGTAAAAATGATGTAAATAATGGAAGAATAATTCCGAAATTCCCTTATAGTAATAGTGGCAATGTTATTGTGCCTGATGAAGATAAACAATGTGATTTGATGAAAGAATTTACAAATTTCAAGTCAGATCTTAATTGGCCTGATTGTAATGACGGACCTCACGCATTTTGTATGAATTTTGAATCGTGGTTGCCTGCAAATCGATATTTACCAAACGGTTACATTAAATTAAAACCTTTTTCTGATGGAAAACTTGTAGCA from Campylobacter hominis ATCC BAA-381 carries:
- a CDS encoding lipid-binding SYLF domain-containing protein; translated protein: MKKLFFTAVLLLFGINVANADVAANQELYAASNVISSFAHDNNFSIPADKVLNAKAVAILTDVKRSAAVVSTQYGDGVFSVKDENGNWSAPLFIKYRGFGVGVQAGYETSDIVMLFQTTKSYQDIFNGTDTLELNVAGSVVEGKRGGAATDLPDISAWIVSPGEVTGVYLGVSLDIGRITIDDQLTNDFYDRIYDYEDILNDSPRDNKYSKIFKSTLKKYLNDNRYYGKIQNKPAGWPKTVSVKGK
- a CDS encoding tetratricopeptide repeat protein, which translates into the protein MKKIFIILAICVLKLCAFTDNTSKNFTDFLTQKDSYVHSDEKKYNDGFVKYSEKKYDEAVKIWGDLCDDKDMRSCVNIGFLYDNGLGVKADKNKAKKFYEKACFGEDWLGCKNLAITYFKNQNFSKAAEIFAKGCELKDGFSCANLGYQYENGDGVAKDELKAIEFYKKGCIYEDGFACLNFGVSEANRNNFNEAQKLFKKACELGNKNACDYYKQITDDEFKKAHK
- a CDS encoding AI-2E family transporter — protein: MKTSKIFLSGVILIMLGWVIYLFQSFLLAISIGVLIAVSTAGLNEKILKFTKNRQIVSAVLTTVILCVLFFVPFIYAIAEIAKSLANIDVALLDKTLSYIKNYEFSLPNFAKNFEPDIKSFIANLNFEGIIKQILSYASGIAKSSANFALQMFLIIIFYFFTNLYGRDILNFFKKSIPIAENELDYMFKQTSNTMSVVFYSTILNAVLQGFLFSIIAAIYGFDMIFFAILYAFCSLIPIIGGALCWAPLGLYELANGNFSAAVIISLYSIIVISTIADNFIKPVIIRFINSKLVDNPANINEILIFFAMLAGIGTFGFWGMILGPAILTLFVSVLNLYVDFSNKTEHRKTKH
- the panB gene encoding 3-methyl-2-oxobutanoate hydroxymethyltransferase, which translates into the protein MKTITPNAIIAKKNMEKIVMITAYDALFAKLFDEYVDIILVGDSLNMSFNGQKDTINIGMREMIYHTRAVKNGAKHAMVILDMPFGAVSDKKTALKNSIKAYKKSGCDAIKIEGGADKADLIFHLTKNAIAVCGHIGLKPQMVRFEGGYKVKGRGGEAEISALITDAKALEKAGVFAIVVEGTLSSVAEKIAKSVQVPVIGIGSGVNVDGQVLVWSDMLGFFEEFHPKFAKTYLDGASIVKKAVQNYADEVRNSIFPSKEFEYKE
- the ruvB gene encoding Holliday junction branch migration DNA helicase RuvB, which encodes MDRIVEIEKADFEEEIETSLRPTSFDDYIGQSKIKENLKVFIAAAKKRAECLDHVLFYGPPGLGKTTLAHIIANEMGVSIKITAAPMIEKSGDLAAILTNLEENDVLFIDEIHRLSSAIEEVLYSAMEDFRLDIIIGSGPAAQTIKIDIPKFTLIGATTRAGMISAPLRDRFGMQFRLNFYTSDELAKIVQIAAVKLNKECEKNAALQIAKRSRGTPRIALRLLKRIRDFAEVNNENIINENRAKSSLDALGVNDLGFDEMDLKYLEILGSTKNRALGLSTISAALSEDEGTIEDVIEPYLLANGYIERTAKGRIITAKSCEILGIKYKMTQKGLFDEDQ